One genomic segment of Ictidomys tridecemlineatus isolate mIctTri1 chromosome Y, mIctTri1.hap1, whole genome shotgun sequence includes these proteins:
- the LOC144372155 gene encoding testis-specific Y-encoded protein 3-like: MATKGEDQKCGVAQELQQVVSLRRSFQGEMAQGCTRENIPQDATAGDWSWQAAGYQREEALVVATTDMQLPEALEWRKEEAIGEGEVLLIEGLMEVAEHQKKKEEDYQAQPGPRPTTSRLPLEELQALQLAQPRPRPTTRRLPLEELQALQLDLEPVNSQATRAYSRLKQKLKQRRKPQLDCRSSIIQSIPGFWAKTFVNHPQMSSMISDQDEDMLSYMTHLEVEEYKHPSHCCKIILFFGNNPYFRNEVITKEYLISINGYRASYSTAVQWYQEYKREACSRRHHNSSPNFFNWLTDHNFTGSNRITEIISKDLWLNPLHYYKRMKAPEEGAERTGSTSSLSDPGALCFPRGSPPPNSSGPHSTTPPGSPSKPERKRTSTKGENVE; this comes from the exons ATGGCGACTAAGGGAGAAGACCAGAAGTGTGGGGTGGCCCAGGAGCTACAGCAGGTGGTCAGTCTCAGAAGAAGCTTTCAAGGAGAAATGGCACAGGGATGCACCAGGGAGAATATCCCACAGGATGCCACAGCTGGTGATTGGTCATGGCAGGCAGCAGGCTACCAGCGTGAGGAGGCTCTTGTGGTGGCTACGACTGACATGCAGCTTCCGGAGGCCTTGGAGTGGAGAAAGGAGGAGGCCATTGGGGAAGGGGAGGTGCTGTTGATAGAGGGCTTAATGGAGGTGGCCGAG catcagaagaaaaaggaagaggattaTCAGGCTCAGCCAGGGCCTAGACCTACCACCAGCAGGCTGCCTCTAGAAGAACTGCAGGCTCTTCAGTTAGCTCAGCCAAGGCCTAGACCTACCACCCGCAGGCTGCCTCTGGAAGAACTACAGGCTCTTCAGTTGGATCTGGAACCAGTGAATAGCCAGGCCACCAGAGCCTATTCCCGTCTGAAGCAGAAGCTGAAGCAGAGACGCAAACCtcaactggattgcagaagtagcATCATCCAGAGCATACCTGGCTTTTGGGCCAAAACC TTTGTGAATCACCCCCAGATGTCCTCAATGATCAGTGACCAAGATGAAGACATGCTTAGCTACATGACTCATTTGGAG GTGGAAGAATACAAGCATCCCAGTCATTGCTGCAAGATCATCTTGTTCTTTGGAAACAACCCTTACTTCCGGAATGAAGTAATCACTAAGGAATATCTCATTAGTATAAATG GATACCGGGCATCTTATTCCACTGCAGTTCAGTGGTATCAGGAATATAAACGTGAAGCCTGCAGCCGCAGGCACCACAACAGCAGCCCTAACTTCTTCAACTGGCTTACTGATCACAATTTCACAGGCTCAAATAGGATTACTGAG ATCATCAGTAAGGACTTGTGGCTTAACCCCTTGCACTACTACAAGAGGATGAAGGCACCTGAAGAGGGAGCAGAGAGGACAG GAAGCACCTCATCCCTCTCAGATCCAGGTGCACTCTGCTTTCCTCGCGGGTCCCCGCCTCCAAACTCCAGCGGTCCACACTCCACAACCCCACCTGGCTCCCCTTCTAAACCCGAGAGGAAAAGGACCAGCACTAAGGGCGAGAATGTAGAATGA